A DNA window from Pseudomonas wuhanensis contains the following coding sequences:
- a CDS encoding phosphonate ABC transporter ATP-binding protein, with the protein MTLRLTQVSLTHANGVRALRGVDLHIGASEQVAIIGPSGAGKSSLLNLLATALRPGNGELQVLGEHAWRLSARQRQRLRARIGLIHQSPPLPPRQRVITAVLAGKLGQWGLGKSLLNLLHPLDIPGARAALARLDLSDKLFAQCQQLSGGQLQRVGIARVLYQAPEVLLADEPVSAMDPVLAQHTLSVLCRHARQHNVTLVASLHAVELALAHFSRIIGLRDGQILFDLQASEVDRELLDKLYANEQLLSPPIAPAPLSVQIPRC; encoded by the coding sequence ATGACATTGCGTCTGACCCAGGTCAGCCTTACCCACGCCAACGGCGTCCGGGCGCTGCGTGGCGTGGACCTGCATATCGGTGCAAGCGAACAGGTCGCCATCATCGGCCCGTCTGGCGCAGGCAAGTCGAGCCTGCTCAACCTGCTGGCCACCGCCCTGAGACCGGGCAACGGCGAGTTGCAGGTGCTCGGCGAGCACGCCTGGCGGCTATCTGCCCGTCAGCGTCAGCGTCTGCGCGCTCGCATCGGCCTGATCCATCAATCGCCTCCCCTGCCACCGCGCCAACGCGTGATCACCGCGGTTCTGGCCGGAAAGCTGGGTCAGTGGGGTTTGGGCAAGAGCCTGTTGAACCTGCTGCATCCACTGGATATTCCGGGCGCACGCGCGGCATTGGCCAGGCTGGACCTGAGTGACAAGTTGTTCGCGCAATGCCAGCAACTGTCCGGCGGACAGCTGCAGCGCGTGGGCATTGCCCGCGTGTTGTACCAAGCGCCCGAGGTGTTGCTGGCCGATGAGCCGGTATCGGCCATGGACCCTGTGTTGGCCCAACACACGCTTTCGGTGCTCTGTCGCCATGCCCGGCAGCACAACGTCACCCTGGTCGCCAGCCTGCACGCGGTGGAGCTGGCCCTGGCGCATTTTTCGCGCATCATCGGCTTGCGTGATGGACAGATCCTGTTCGACCTTCAGGCCAGCGAAGTCGACCGTGAGTTGCTCGACAAGCTCTACGCCAACGAACAATTGCTGTCCCCACCGATTGCTCCGGCGCCCTTGAGTGTGCAAATTCCCCGATGCTGA
- a CDS encoding PhnE/PtxC family ABC transporter permease, with translation MLTRDTRDPAALPRLLLTLLALALLWPGIHFSELDLSVLVASDSQSEMGRFVSAFWPPAHGEEFIELLLQATLQTLAIATAGMALALLLAVPASLLASRALSLSAASRAGHPSYWGQLLRWPIRGLLIFLRSVPEIVWALLFVRAVGLGPTAGVLAIAITYSGMLGKVYAEIFESVDQRPAHALLQSGSGRLAAFCYGILPNVAAELLSYTVYRWECAIRASVVMGFVGAGGLGQQMDLSLRMFAGGEVASLLLTFLVLVLLADQLSRLLRWRLA, from the coding sequence ATGCTGACCCGTGATACCCGAGATCCCGCCGCCCTGCCCCGCCTGCTGCTCACCTTGCTGGCCCTTGCCCTGCTGTGGCCGGGCATCCATTTCAGCGAGTTGGACCTCAGCGTGCTGGTGGCGAGTGACAGTCAGAGCGAGATGGGCCGGTTTGTATCCGCCTTCTGGCCACCGGCCCATGGCGAAGAGTTCATTGAGCTGCTGTTGCAAGCCACCCTGCAGACCCTGGCCATCGCCACGGCGGGCATGGCCCTGGCGTTGCTGTTGGCAGTCCCCGCCAGCCTGTTGGCCAGCCGTGCTCTGTCGCTGTCTGCTGCCTCCCGGGCCGGTCACCCGAGTTATTGGGGCCAACTGCTGCGCTGGCCCATACGCGGTTTACTGATCTTTCTGCGCAGCGTGCCGGAAATCGTCTGGGCCCTGCTGTTCGTGCGCGCCGTCGGCCTCGGCCCGACGGCCGGGGTGCTGGCCATTGCCATTACCTACAGCGGCATGTTGGGTAAGGTTTACGCGGAAATTTTCGAATCGGTCGACCAGCGTCCGGCCCACGCGCTACTGCAATCGGGCAGCGGTCGGCTCGCAGCCTTTTGCTACGGGATCCTGCCCAATGTCGCTGCGGAGTTGCTCTCGTACACGGTGTACCGCTGGGAATGCGCAATCCGCGCCTCGGTGGTGATGGGCTTTGTCGGTGCCGGCGGTCTGGGCCAGCAAATGGATCTGTCGTTGCGCATGTTCGCCGGCGGTGAAGTGGCCAGTTTGTTGCTGACGTTCCTTGTGCTGGTGCTGCTCGCCGATCAACTCAGCCGCCTGCTGCGCTGGAGGCTGGCATGA
- the phnE gene encoding phosphonate ABC transporter, permease protein PhnE: MNRLINLALLLCIGAAVVASFIYLGIDLGELGGAGNLKQMGAYAQRFLSPDLSSGHLQAIGHGALETIAMSALGTLLAAVFGLLLALPAAGRFGWPLQSASRLVLNALRAVPELVWAALMVLAAGLGPNAGTLALALHTTGVLGRLFAEALENTPPEPAEAIRLQGGNAVWAFCYGTLPNLLPQLLAYILYRWENNIRMASVLGFVGAGGLGQMLYVSLSLFQEAQASTVILAMLLLVLAVDTLSSWSRQRWVKA; this comes from the coding sequence ATGAATCGCCTGATCAATCTGGCACTGCTGCTCTGCATCGGCGCAGCGGTGGTCGCCTCGTTCATCTACCTGGGCATTGACCTCGGTGAGCTCGGGGGTGCCGGCAACCTGAAGCAGATGGGTGCTTATGCGCAGCGCTTTCTCAGCCCGGACTTGAGCTCCGGCCATCTGCAAGCCATCGGCCACGGCGCCCTGGAAACCATTGCCATGTCTGCCCTTGGCACCCTGCTCGCGGCGGTATTCGGCCTGCTGTTGGCATTGCCCGCGGCCGGGCGCTTCGGCTGGCCATTGCAGAGCGCGTCGCGTCTGGTGCTCAACGCCTTGCGCGCGGTTCCGGAACTGGTGTGGGCCGCGCTGATGGTCCTTGCCGCTGGGCTCGGCCCCAATGCCGGCACCCTGGCATTAGCCCTGCACACCACCGGCGTGCTCGGTCGGCTGTTCGCCGAAGCGCTGGAAAACACCCCACCAGAACCCGCCGAAGCCATCCGCCTGCAGGGCGGCAACGCCGTATGGGCGTTCTGTTACGGCACCCTGCCCAACCTGTTGCCACAGCTACTGGCCTACATCCTGTACCGCTGGGAAAACAATATCCGCATGGCCAGTGTGCTTGGCTTCGTCGGTGCAGGTGGTTTGGGGCAAATGCTCTATGTCAGCCTCAGCCTGTTCCAGGAAGCGCAAGCCAGCACGGTTATTCTGGCCATGCTGTTACTGGTACTCGCCGTCGATACATTGAGCAGCTGGAGCCGTCAGCGCTGGGTCAAGGCCTGA
- a CDS encoding spermidine synthase, giving the protein MPDFKDRPESAQHEQIFCGQYYDDMGCTGFLGDPSKDRISVLMLGLSDGVALAPIAASTRVARLLAVDLDETALVRSLDNRNRLAAHIDFDSVVADAAHFLDVTPDRYDVIIVDLYTQNGYAPIVFDHAFHQLLKSRLNPLGHVVFNGFGVPMNLDPFNGPTPQAWLAHCLNDSWGDIHYLPHRRNATFIIGPPPSTTPRTAAALESLCASDRLFMDIMSLRLRYLTPTVIRDAPLEPPLLDFVGIDLEVHKRWKESLPALSALLPASLKLNKPNDLRVLLDDPDACQALQERLLKDKSSLRTTLALLIAGEVNFSDRDMSWLPDWVLATLEKSVEIHPRDWLEGLLPYAYGVVTHRTRGDVTKVEGFRRALARLSPSTWRSDVSPSRAPRA; this is encoded by the coding sequence ATGCCGGACTTCAAGGATCGACCAGAATCTGCTCAACATGAACAGATCTTCTGCGGCCAATATTATGATGATATGGGCTGTACCGGTTTCCTGGGGGACCCGTCCAAGGATCGAATCTCGGTTCTGATGCTGGGGCTTTCGGACGGTGTGGCGCTGGCGCCGATCGCAGCCAGCACCAGAGTGGCCCGTCTGTTGGCCGTTGATCTGGACGAGACCGCACTCGTGCGCAGCCTCGATAACCGGAACCGACTTGCAGCGCATATCGACTTTGACAGCGTGGTCGCTGATGCCGCGCACTTCCTGGACGTCACCCCCGACCGGTACGACGTCATTATTGTCGACCTCTACACCCAGAACGGTTATGCCCCGATAGTGTTTGATCACGCGTTCCACCAACTATTGAAGAGCCGCCTCAACCCCCTCGGTCATGTGGTGTTCAACGGTTTTGGCGTCCCCATGAATCTGGACCCGTTCAACGGCCCTACACCCCAGGCTTGGCTTGCACACTGCCTGAACGACAGCTGGGGCGACATTCATTACCTGCCTCACCGGCGCAATGCGACGTTCATTATCGGCCCACCTCCATCAACCACACCACGCACCGCAGCTGCCCTAGAGTCTTTATGTGCCAGTGACCGGCTCTTCATGGACATCATGAGCCTTCGCCTGCGCTATCTGACACCCACGGTTATCCGTGACGCGCCGCTTGAGCCTCCGCTGCTGGACTTCGTCGGAATTGATCTCGAGGTGCACAAACGCTGGAAGGAGTCGTTACCGGCCTTATCGGCACTGCTTCCAGCCTCACTGAAGCTGAACAAACCCAACGATCTTCGCGTGTTACTGGATGACCCGGACGCTTGCCAAGCGCTGCAAGAACGATTGTTGAAAGACAAGTCTTCGCTGCGTACCACGCTGGCGTTGCTGATCGCAGGCGAAGTCAACTTCTCGGACCGCGATATGTCATGGCTTCCCGACTGGGTCCTCGCGACACTGGAGAAAAGCGTCGAGATCCACCCACGAGACTGGCTGGAGGGTTTACTTCCTTATGCCTATGGCGTCGTTACGCACAGAACCCGGGGGGATGTGACCAAAGTGGAAGGCTTTCGACGGGCGCTAGCCCGATTGTCACCGAGCACATGGCGGTCCGACGTTTCACCGAGCCGAGCGCCAAGAGCGTAG
- a CDS encoding MFS transporter, producing MSANFSGITWGFPGIDRRLLKVQFSFLLMVLGGRCNQLAVAWWALQETGSALYFANMIACSIAAEVLAKPLLGWLGDKYNKILIIKLASWISLLTALLMVVLSATGSFNPWTVGALMMISSAIVGVRDPLQASIIPLFADDDKVSLAFRTKSVMSSFSILLGPVLASGLIYGFGITFAFAADFFAILIAGALIATIPSHIGATGQGEKAPGASGFSMIYSGFKVVYGVKVEFYLAIIAMLINFALFPFFTILIPLYVKDIIQYPVTYIGLLDSCFGLGILAGSYKIIGWLSDRVPRDMCVSAGFALLGCNLVVVGTVSSSFIVPAAFFCGGVGLMLINIPTSAVRLLATPKLHRNRIFATVSFLSAAASPLGSFAMNTLIADLGVALTITLLGVMVLLLSLLVFLVPDFKTFMRSPDTQLNDAYQEKYPEAFAH from the coding sequence ATGAGTGCAAATTTTTCAGGCATTACGTGGGGCTTTCCCGGCATCGACCGGCGTCTGCTGAAAGTGCAATTCAGCTTTTTGCTTATGGTTCTGGGTGGACGGTGCAATCAACTGGCGGTGGCCTGGTGGGCCTTGCAGGAAACAGGCTCTGCCCTGTACTTCGCCAACATGATTGCCTGTTCCATTGCGGCGGAGGTGTTAGCCAAACCCTTGTTGGGATGGCTGGGGGACAAGTACAACAAAATCCTGATCATCAAGCTGGCCTCATGGATCAGCCTGCTGACAGCGCTGTTGATGGTGGTGCTGTCCGCCACGGGGTCGTTCAATCCCTGGACGGTGGGCGCGCTGATGATGATCAGCAGTGCGATTGTCGGTGTGCGCGACCCTCTCCAGGCGTCGATCATTCCTTTGTTCGCAGACGACGATAAAGTCTCCCTGGCCTTTCGGACCAAAAGCGTAATGTCGTCCTTTTCTATTCTGCTGGGGCCGGTACTGGCCAGCGGGTTGATTTACGGGTTCGGTATCACGTTCGCCTTTGCTGCCGATTTTTTTGCGATTCTCATCGCCGGAGCGTTGATCGCGACCATCCCGAGCCACATCGGTGCCACCGGTCAAGGCGAAAAAGCCCCGGGTGCCAGCGGCTTCAGCATGATTTATTCCGGTTTCAAAGTGGTTTACGGAGTGAAAGTCGAGTTTTACCTGGCCATCATTGCAATGCTGATCAACTTTGCCCTGTTTCCGTTCTTCACCATTTTGATTCCACTGTACGTAAAGGACATCATCCAGTACCCGGTCACATACATCGGTCTGCTGGATTCATGCTTCGGGCTGGGCATTCTGGCGGGCAGTTACAAGATCATCGGCTGGTTATCCGACCGGGTCCCCCGTGACATGTGTGTGTCCGCAGGTTTTGCATTACTGGGGTGCAATCTGGTGGTGGTCGGCACCGTTTCATCGTCGTTCATCGTACCCGCGGCCTTTTTCTGCGGCGGCGTAGGCCTGATGTTGATCAACATCCCCACCTCCGCAGTGAGGCTGCTGGCGACGCCCAAGCTCCATCGCAACCGGATTTTTGCCACGGTTTCATTTCTGTCTGCGGCGGCCAGCCCCTTGGGCAGTTTTGCGATGAACACCCTGATCGCCGATCTGGGGGTTGCACTGACAATCACGCTGCTGGGTGTCATGGTGCTGCTGTTGTCTCTGCTGGTCTTTCTGGTACCCGATTTCAAAACTTTCATGCGTTCCCCGGATACGCAGCTCAATGATGCCTACCAGGAAAAATACCCTGAAGCGTTTGCGCACTGA
- the moeB gene encoding HesA/MoeB/ThiF family protein has protein sequence MQCNLKTDTSRYARQIILSEVGAEGQQRLKDSKVLVVGAGGLGCPVLLYLAGAGVGTIGIIDNDIVDVSNLHRQILYSIADVGDLKVSAALRRINQLNPDIVVHTVATTLNPDNVLSLLAEYDIIVDATDNFDAKYLISDACIECEKPMVYASISQFEGQVSVFNYYNPHTQQRGPCFRDLFETPPPPHLTQNCSEAGVLGVIPGLLGCFQANEVLKLILRAGEPLSGQLLSIDGLDNTFHLLSINKKTRSRPPAGTLGAATTPQWRDSDWLSPHTLHDWIATQAPFQLVDVRDVHEHQQGSLGGGLIPLKDIIKRQEELDTTRRIVFYCKSGIRSKAALLAVRSVNQDAELYSLEGGVEQYLAIYPDDRHPVVS, from the coding sequence ATGCAATGCAACCTGAAGACGGACACCTCCCGTTACGCCCGCCAGATAATCCTCAGCGAGGTCGGCGCTGAGGGGCAGCAGCGCCTCAAAGACAGCAAGGTGCTGGTGGTCGGTGCCGGGGGGCTGGGTTGCCCGGTACTCCTGTACCTGGCAGGTGCTGGCGTCGGGACGATCGGCATCATTGATAACGACATCGTCGACGTGAGCAATCTGCACCGACAAATACTCTATTCGATTGCCGATGTAGGCGACCTGAAAGTGTCGGCAGCCTTGCGCCGCATCAACCAGTTGAACCCCGACATCGTCGTCCACACCGTTGCCACGACGCTGAACCCGGACAATGTCCTGTCGCTGCTGGCGGAATACGACATCATCGTCGACGCCACGGATAACTTCGACGCCAAATACCTCATCAGTGACGCCTGTATCGAGTGCGAAAAACCGATGGTCTATGCTTCGATCAGTCAGTTCGAGGGGCAGGTGTCGGTATTTAATTATTACAACCCACACACCCAACAACGGGGGCCGTGCTTCCGGGATCTGTTCGAAACACCGCCGCCACCGCACTTGACACAAAACTGCTCGGAAGCGGGAGTTCTTGGCGTCATACCTGGCTTGCTCGGTTGCTTTCAGGCCAATGAAGTACTCAAGCTCATCCTCCGTGCCGGGGAGCCATTGAGCGGGCAATTGTTGTCTATCGACGGCCTGGACAACACTTTCCACCTGTTGAGCATCAACAAGAAAACACGGAGCCGGCCCCCTGCTGGAACGCTTGGCGCCGCGACCACACCTCAGTGGCGCGACAGCGACTGGCTGTCACCCCATACACTGCATGACTGGATAGCGACACAAGCACCATTTCAATTGGTCGATGTGCGTGATGTCCACGAGCATCAGCAAGGTTCGCTGGGCGGTGGACTGATTCCGCTCAAAGACATCATCAAGCGCCAGGAAGAGCTCGATACCACCCGCCGTATCGTTTTCTATTGCAAATCCGGCATCAGAAGCAAGGCAGCCCTACTGGCCGTTCGCAGCGTCAACCAGGATGCGGAACTCTATAGCCTTGAGGGTGGGGTCGAGCAGTATCTGGCGATCTACCCTGATGACCGTCACCCCGTCGTTTCTTGA
- a CDS encoding MoaD/ThiS family protein, producing the protein MAVVHFPRQFMSYTEQHKTHATEGLCVSDVLNNLTARFPDLIGPVFSEDLYPLPFVGLFVDGMPVTSEHDRRSPLDSNAQLILINAVAGG; encoded by the coding sequence ATGGCAGTCGTACACTTTCCCCGGCAGTTCATGTCGTACACCGAGCAGCATAAAACACACGCCACCGAGGGCCTGTGTGTCAGCGATGTACTCAACAACCTGACCGCACGGTTTCCCGACCTGATTGGCCCGGTCTTCTCTGAGGACCTGTACCCGCTGCCGTTCGTGGGGTTGTTCGTCGACGGCATGCCCGTGACCAGTGAGCATGACCGCCGTAGTCCTCTGGACAGTAACGCGCAATTGATTCTGATCAACGCCGTGGCAGGTGGCTGA
- a CDS encoding winged helix-turn-helix transcriptional regulator → MVEDASPHSSECPVARTLEAIGDRWSLMIIRDAFDDIRRFSEFQKSLGVAKNILASRLKTLVEVGVFDVRPASDGSAYKEYVLTEKGREIFPVVVSIRQWGERFLFTPQETRSVLMDNESGQPLMPIDVRSSNGQKLGPSDCHRVRLVGGES, encoded by the coding sequence ATGGTCGAAGACGCCTCTCCGCACAGCAGTGAATGCCCGGTAGCAAGAACACTGGAGGCCATCGGGGATCGTTGGTCGCTCATGATCATCCGCGACGCTTTTGACGACATTCGCCGATTCAGCGAATTTCAAAAGAGCTTGGGCGTGGCCAAAAATATTCTGGCATCGCGACTGAAGACGCTGGTTGAGGTCGGGGTTTTCGACGTTCGACCGGCGTCAGATGGCAGCGCCTACAAGGAGTACGTCCTTACGGAAAAAGGACGGGAGATCTTTCCGGTTGTGGTCAGTATCAGGCAGTGGGGCGAACGTTTCCTGTTCACGCCGCAGGAGACGCGTTCTGTGCTGATGGACAACGAGTCCGGCCAGCCTCTGATGCCGATTGATGTTCGCTCATCAAACGGTCAAAAACTTGGACCGTCTGACTGTCACAGAGTGAGACTTGTCGGCGGCGAGTCGTGA
- a CDS encoding MFS transporter, which translates to MTADADSAAKRFSRQPSGLLHSDTGESSRTDRSPGLSPSLTLLFSVTCALAVANVYFAQPLLDSMAQSLGVASSMIGVVVTATQVGYALGLLFIVPLGDLVNRKRLILTQVLLSAVALAAVGAAQQWLTLLGAMIVMGLLAVVVQVLVAYAAVLATPSQRGHAVGTVTSGIVLGILLARFTSGLIADIAGWRAVYFVSSGLMLTIAAVLWKVVPVTAPPRHQDSYLALISSLFKLFITERTLRARGLLGLLIFAAFSVLWTSMVLPLSAPPLSLSHTAIGMFGLAGVAGALAASRAGRWADQGLGQRVTGISLGLLTLSWLPITFAETSLIALVCGVVLLDFAVQAVHVTNQSLIFAARPDAQSRMVGAYMCFYSVGSALGATAATQVYALWGWIAVSLLGALISATALVLWFLTFHFSTTHQGRSA; encoded by the coding sequence ATGACAGCAGATGCCGACTCAGCCGCCAAACGGTTCTCCAGACAGCCTTCGGGATTGCTGCATTCGGACACCGGAGAAAGCAGCAGGACCGACCGGTCTCCAGGGCTTTCCCCGTCGCTCACGTTATTGTTTTCTGTCACCTGCGCGCTGGCAGTAGCCAACGTTTACTTCGCACAACCGTTACTCGATTCAATGGCTCAGAGCCTGGGTGTGGCCTCATCAATGATCGGAGTTGTCGTGACTGCTACTCAGGTTGGCTACGCGTTGGGGTTGCTGTTCATCGTCCCACTGGGCGATTTGGTAAATCGTAAGCGGCTGATTCTGACTCAGGTACTGCTGTCTGCGGTTGCACTCGCGGCGGTCGGCGCAGCACAGCAATGGCTGACCCTGTTGGGCGCCATGATCGTGATGGGCCTACTGGCAGTGGTTGTTCAGGTACTTGTGGCATACGCCGCCGTGTTGGCAACGCCATCACAACGCGGGCATGCAGTGGGGACGGTAACAAGTGGAATTGTCCTGGGCATTCTTCTGGCGCGGTTTACCTCTGGCCTGATTGCGGACATCGCGGGCTGGCGAGCCGTTTACTTCGTATCCTCAGGATTGATGCTGACCATCGCGGCGGTGCTGTGGAAAGTGGTTCCTGTCACGGCGCCGCCTAGGCACCAAGACTCCTACCTGGCGCTCATAAGTTCACTCTTCAAACTGTTCATCACCGAACGCACTTTACGCGCCAGGGGCCTTCTGGGCTTACTGATCTTTGCCGCTTTTTCCGTGTTGTGGACATCCATGGTGCTGCCGTTGAGCGCCCCGCCGCTGTCGCTTTCACACACTGCCATCGGCATGTTTGGATTGGCCGGCGTCGCCGGTGCCCTGGCTGCCAGTAGAGCCGGTCGCTGGGCCGATCAAGGCCTGGGGCAACGAGTTACCGGCATTTCGCTGGGGCTCCTGACGCTGTCCTGGTTGCCCATCACGTTTGCCGAGACGTCCCTGATCGCGCTGGTCTGCGGCGTAGTCCTGCTCGACTTCGCGGTGCAGGCAGTACACGTCACCAACCAGAGCCTCATTTTTGCTGCACGACCCGACGCCCAAAGTCGCATGGTCGGCGCATACATGTGCTTCTACTCGGTCGGTAGCGCACTGGGAGCCACAGCCGCGACCCAGGTTTATGCGCTATGGGGCTGGATTGCAGTAAGCCTGCTGGGCGCCTTGATCAGCGCTACTGCCTTGGTTCTGTGGTTTCTCACGTTTCATTTTTCAACGACCCATCAAGGAAGATCAGCATGA
- a CDS encoding EamA family transporter — MKARHLLLAISITAIWGVNFSVIKLGLTTVDPFILAGIRFTLCALPAIFFIPKPDVQWRYIIGYGLVFGIGLWGVVNLGIKSGLSAGIASLVLQFSAFFTILLGSWIFKETISRFQYAGIGLALCGLLSIVSIVDGTVTTAGLILVLLGAVAWSAANVINKKAKTTQVFAFLVWSSAFSPIPLFALDYAVNGSTGYSALVNQLDYRAVLSILFQVYPNTLFGYWVWNSLLKRYPVSTVAPLSLLVPVFGLLGSVMIFNESLSANKIVAVVLIVSGLGVGLYGQRVLSAVLKRSDRCPS, encoded by the coding sequence ATGAAAGCCAGGCACTTACTACTCGCAATCTCGATTACTGCCATATGGGGCGTGAATTTCTCGGTTATCAAACTGGGACTCACCACCGTTGACCCATTCATTCTTGCCGGCATTCGCTTCACGCTATGCGCGCTCCCGGCGATCTTTTTCATTCCGAAACCTGATGTGCAGTGGCGCTACATCATTGGTTACGGCCTGGTCTTCGGTATCGGCCTTTGGGGCGTCGTTAACCTTGGCATCAAGTCTGGTCTTTCCGCAGGCATCGCTTCACTGGTGCTTCAGTTCAGCGCGTTTTTCACCATCCTGCTCGGCTCATGGATATTCAAGGAAACCATTTCCCGCTTTCAGTACGCGGGCATAGGTCTCGCTCTGTGTGGTTTGTTGAGCATCGTCTCCATCGTTGATGGGACAGTAACGACGGCCGGGCTGATCCTGGTGCTGCTGGGAGCGGTCGCCTGGAGTGCGGCCAATGTGATCAACAAAAAAGCCAAGACCACGCAGGTCTTCGCTTTCCTGGTGTGGTCGAGCGCGTTTTCGCCCATCCCTCTTTTCGCGCTTGATTACGCTGTTAACGGCTCGACGGGGTACAGCGCATTGGTGAATCAACTCGACTACCGCGCCGTCCTGTCGATCCTGTTCCAAGTATACCCCAATACACTGTTCGGCTACTGGGTGTGGAACTCACTTCTGAAACGATATCCAGTGTCTACAGTCGCGCCATTGTCGTTATTGGTACCGGTATTCGGACTGCTCGGTTCAGTCATGATTTTCAATGAGAGCCTGTCGGCCAACAAAATCGTTGCAGTCGTTCTCATCGTGTCGGGTCTTGGCGTCGGCTTATACGGACAGCGCGTCCTCAGTGCGGTGCTCAAGCGTTCTGACCGATGCCCATCGTGA
- a CDS encoding low molecular weight protein tyrosine phosphatase family protein: MTNLLFVCSRNQWRSPTAEAIWHRRPGFNARSAGTSPNARKPIGPADIRWADVIFVMERKHLNRLQAEYARLLEHKRIHSLDIPDDFRYMDAELVDMLEDAVKPYLAT; encoded by the coding sequence GTGACAAACCTCCTGTTCGTCTGCAGTCGCAACCAATGGCGTAGTCCCACCGCGGAAGCGATCTGGCACCGCCGCCCCGGCTTCAATGCCCGCTCGGCGGGCACAAGCCCGAACGCACGCAAACCCATCGGCCCAGCGGATATTCGCTGGGCCGATGTCATCTTTGTCATGGAACGCAAACACCTGAATCGCCTGCAGGCCGAATACGCCCGTCTGCTTGAACACAAGCGGATTCACTCTCTGGATATTCCCGACGACTTTCGCTACATGGATGCTGAGCTGGTGGACATGCTCGAAGACGCAGTGAAGCCCTATCTCGCTACCTAG
- a CDS encoding DUF2986 domain-containing protein, with the protein MNRRKKIQQLLKAHAKKASAKLAPPSKSKYISKADRLKLAAEPTLESIKPPES; encoded by the coding sequence ATGAATCGTCGCAAAAAAATACAGCAGTTATTAAAGGCTCACGCCAAAAAGGCCAGTGCCAAACTGGCACCGCCAAGTAAGTCTAAATACATTAGTAAAGCTGACCGATTGAAACTCGCTGCTGAACCCACTCTAGAGTCAATCAAGCCCCCTGAAAGCTGA
- a CDS encoding DNA/RNA non-specific endonuclease, with product MHLRKIAVGLSALVLLSTGAEARSLLDLIKPPTQHQEHVSRSGSVSQSAALGLYSNKQKQASFDGCADLFPAAKPINMATVPATMKPLALCSDNFAVLYSQTSKTPLVVVERLNAAQLQDAKGEERTNQFYPDPRIPKSGRAELSDYRSQHPAVDRGHQSPAADAPNPNAMAQSFALSNMVPQDPTNNRKIWSKVESDVRKFAKRADGNVFVFTGPLFDSGHTTIGDNKVWVPTRLFKLVYDASSKRAWAYVLPNAETRMERPMDYDAFVKSTGLKLLGNLPVTGSVGRS from the coding sequence ATGCACCTACGCAAAATTGCAGTTGGGCTGTCGGCCCTTGTTTTGCTCTCGACCGGGGCAGAAGCCCGCAGTCTGCTGGATCTCATCAAGCCGCCCACCCAACATCAGGAACACGTGTCCCGCTCGGGCTCGGTCAGCCAGAGCGCGGCCCTGGGCCTCTATTCGAACAAACAGAAACAGGCATCGTTCGACGGCTGCGCAGATCTGTTCCCGGCTGCGAAACCGATCAACATGGCCACTGTGCCTGCAACAATGAAACCCCTGGCCCTGTGTTCCGACAACTTTGCGGTGCTGTACTCGCAAACCAGCAAGACGCCATTGGTAGTGGTCGAACGCCTTAATGCCGCCCAACTGCAGGATGCCAAAGGCGAGGAGCGCACCAACCAGTTCTACCCGGACCCACGCATCCCCAAGAGTGGGCGGGCAGAGTTGAGCGACTACCGTAGTCAACATCCGGCCGTGGACCGCGGCCATCAATCCCCGGCAGCCGATGCACCGAACCCCAATGCAATGGCCCAATCCTTTGCACTGTCGAACATGGTGCCGCAGGACCCAACCAACAACCGGAAGATCTGGAGCAAGGTCGAGTCCGATGTCAGAAAGTTTGCCAAGCGAGCCGATGGCAATGTTTTTGTCTTTACCGGCCCGCTCTTTGACTCGGGCCACACCACCATCGGCGACAACAAGGTCTGGGTGCCGACCCGCCTGTTCAAATTGGTTTATGACGCATCGTCCAAGCGTGCCTGGGCCTATGTACTACCCAACGCTGAAACCCGTATGGAGAGACCGATGGACTATGACGCTTTCGTGAAGAGTACCGGGCTCAAATTGCTGGGGAATCTACCGGTCACAGGGTCCGTAGGGCGCTCTTGA